The following proteins are encoded in a genomic region of Synechococcus sp. CBW1002:
- the rdgB gene encoding RdgB/HAM1 family non-canonical purine NTP pyrophosphatase encodes MAASSSPTSVLVIASGNAGKVREFSHLLAGLGLEIRPQPQGLEVEETGSSFAENARLKATAVARATGAWALADDSGLAVEALGGAPGVHSARYAATDSARIDRLLKELATAQKADPVASRAAEFIAALAVADPGGTIRLEVEGICPGTILATPRGSGGFGYDPVFFVEEAGLTFAEMANTEKARLGHRGRAFTLLEPQLRALLG; translated from the coding sequence ATGGCCGCCTCTTCCTCCCCAACATCCGTGCTGGTGATCGCCAGCGGCAATGCCGGCAAGGTGCGTGAGTTCAGCCATCTGCTCGCCGGGCTGGGCCTGGAGATCCGGCCCCAGCCGCAGGGCCTGGAGGTGGAGGAAACCGGCAGCAGCTTCGCTGAGAACGCCCGCCTCAAAGCCACCGCCGTGGCCCGCGCCACAGGCGCCTGGGCCCTCGCCGACGATTCGGGCCTGGCCGTGGAGGCCCTCGGCGGAGCTCCGGGCGTGCACTCGGCCCGCTACGCCGCCACAGACTCCGCCCGGATCGACCGCCTGCTGAAGGAGCTGGCCACCGCCCAGAAGGCTGACCCGGTCGCCAGCCGTGCGGCCGAGTTCATCGCTGCCCTGGCGGTGGCGGATCCCGGCGGCACCATCCGTCTGGAGGTGGAGGGGATCTGTCCGGGCACGATCCTCGCGACGCCGCGCGGATCCGGTGGCTTCGGTTACGACCCGGTCTTTTTCGTGGAGGAAGCCGGGCTGACCTTCGCGGAGATGGCCAATACGGAGAAAGCCCGCCTCGGCCACCGCGGAAGAGCCTTCACCCTGCTGGAACCCCAGCTGCGCGCTCTGCTGGGCTGA
- a CDS encoding DM13 domain-containing protein: MTLFSSPVARSSALALVGATLLWGAALHAESMSKPMTKPMQKEAAGMTASAMAKGNFRMGEKPVSGGFSIHSEGGKQVLKLSKDFKTSDTAPDLKIVFSPSPTPLASSKAPAYPLKPGSYTILAPLKTSQGGQSYTIPASIDLSKQGSVLIWCQKFNATMAWAPLKS; encoded by the coding sequence ATGACCTTGTTCTCTTCACCCGTGGCCCGCTCCTCTGCCCTGGCCCTGGTCGGCGCCACCCTGCTCTGGGGTGCGGCGCTCCATGCCGAATCCATGTCCAAACCGATGACCAAACCCATGCAGAAAGAGGCCGCCGGGATGACGGCCTCTGCCATGGCCAAGGGGAATTTCCGGATGGGGGAGAAACCTGTGAGCGGTGGTTTCTCGATCCACAGCGAAGGCGGCAAGCAGGTGCTCAAGCTCAGCAAGGACTTCAAGACCAGCGACACGGCCCCCGATCTGAAGATCGTCTTCAGCCCGTCCCCCACCCCCCTGGCCAGCAGCAAGGCCCCCGCTTACCCGCTCAAGCCCGGCAGCTACACGATCCTGGCGCCCCTGAAAACGAGCCAAGGGGGGCAGAGCTACACCATCCCCGCCTCGATCGATCTCAGCAAGCAGGGCTCGGTGCTGATCTGGTGCCAGAAGTTCAACGCCACCATGGCCTGGGCACCGCTGAAGTCCTGA
- a CDS encoding sigma-70 family RNA polymerase sigma factor encodes MEFPPQQPNVAAARPLVQGLASDPPSPTDLGALYDAYGGPVFRLALRLCRSNQEAEDLCHDVFLRYWRQDRYEPSRGPVLAYLLLLTRSMAINRLNQRSNRWQLVQRWSEQLFPQAVRSPQESAEADDLSQRVRRALATIPANQRQVLELAYYEGLSQSAIGQRLNLPLGTVKTRSRQGLIRLRELLIDFRSTP; translated from the coding sequence GTGGAATTCCCTCCTCAACAACCGAATGTCGCTGCCGCCAGGCCCCTGGTGCAGGGGCTCGCGTCCGATCCGCCGAGCCCCACCGATCTCGGCGCGCTCTACGACGCCTACGGCGGGCCCGTCTTCCGCCTGGCGCTGCGGTTGTGCCGCTCGAACCAGGAGGCGGAAGACCTCTGCCACGATGTCTTCCTGCGTTACTGGAGGCAGGACCGCTACGAGCCCTCCCGCGGGCCGGTGCTGGCCTACCTGCTGCTGCTCACCCGCTCGATGGCGATCAACCGCCTCAATCAGCGGAGCAATCGCTGGCAGCTGGTGCAACGCTGGTCGGAGCAGCTGTTCCCGCAGGCCGTGCGCAGCCCCCAGGAGTCCGCCGAGGCGGATGACCTCAGCCAGCGGGTGCGCCGTGCCCTCGCGACGATCCCCGCCAATCAACGGCAGGTGCTGGAGCTGGCGTATTACGAAGGCCTGAGCCAGTCGGCGATCGGGCAGCGGCTGAACCTGCCCCTGGGCACCGTCAAGACCCGTTCCCGCCAGGGCCTGATCCGCCTGCGGGAGTTGCTGATTGATTTCCGGAGCACACCATGA
- a CDS encoding anti-sigma factor, which produces MTPHDANPEATNPDAAVDALLAGHALGDLDEEEREQLTLLLLQRPELHQRLEDFRTTLELLPLALPATQPAPEGVRRRLLSPAPQPQVSRRVAAPSWLVPGLLSLGLLFLGMELHQTRQQLAQLQLTVPPSATLMPASRRLPLRAMEGRDQAFGEVLVTGSPTNNILMLNDLPPPPPHHVYRLWANVNGRQVGCVAFKPTAQGHVAMLIPPFPTSQASSLSVSVEADPLGAAPTGPRVLTSTI; this is translated from the coding sequence ATGACACCGCACGACGCCAACCCAGAGGCCACCAACCCGGACGCCGCCGTCGATGCCCTGCTGGCCGGCCATGCCCTGGGGGATCTGGACGAAGAGGAACGGGAGCAGCTGACGCTGTTGCTGCTGCAACGACCGGAGCTGCACCAGCGGCTGGAGGACTTCCGCACCACCCTCGAGCTGCTGCCCCTGGCTCTGCCGGCGACGCAGCCGGCACCAGAGGGCGTGCGTCGCCGCTTGCTGAGCCCGGCGCCGCAACCCCAGGTCAGCCGCCGTGTGGCCGCTCCGTCGTGGCTGGTGCCTGGCCTGCTCTCCCTGGGGCTGCTGTTCCTCGGCATGGAGCTGCACCAGACCCGTCAGCAGCTGGCGCAGCTCCAGCTGACGGTGCCGCCTTCGGCCACCCTCATGCCGGCCAGCCGGCGCCTGCCTCTGCGGGCGATGGAGGGCCGCGACCAGGCGTTCGGCGAGGTGCTCGTGACCGGCAGCCCCACCAACAACATCCTGATGCTCAATGATCTGCCGCCGCCGCCGCCCCACCATGTCTATCGGCTCTGGGCCAACGTGAACGGCCGGCAGGTGGGCTGCGTCGCCTTCAAACCCACCGCCCAGGGCCATGTGGCCATGCTGATCCCGCCCTTTCCCACCAGCCAGGCCAGCAGCCTCAGCGTCAGCGTGGAAGCCGACCCCCTCGGCGCGGCACCCACCGGCCCGCGGGTGCTGACCAGCACGATCTGA